In Synechocystis sp. PCC 6714, the following are encoded in one genomic region:
- the glpX gene encoding class II fructose-bisphosphatase: MDSTLGLEIIEVVEQAAIASAKWMGKGEKNTADQVAVEAMRERMNRIHMRGRIVIGEGERDDAPMLYIGEEVGICTREDAKSFCNPDELVEIDIAVDPCEGTNLVAYGQNGSMAVLAISEKGGLFAAPDFYMKKLAAPPAAKGHVDIDKSATENLKILSDCLNRSIEELVVVVMDRPRHKELIQEIRNAGARVRLISDGDVSAAISCAFSGTNIHALMGIGAAPEGVISAAAMRCLGGHFQGQLIYDPEVVKTGLIGESREGNLERLASMGIKNPDQVYNCEELACGETVLFAACGITPGTLMEGVRFFHGGVRTQSLVISSQSSTARFVDTVHMTEQPKVIQLH; the protein is encoded by the coding sequence GTGGATAGCACCCTCGGTTTAGAAATTATCGAAGTTGTAGAACAAGCGGCGATCGCCTCGGCAAAATGGATGGGCAAAGGTGAAAAGAACACCGCCGACCAAGTGGCTGTGGAAGCCATGCGGGAACGGATGAACAGAATCCATATGCGGGGCCGGATTGTCATTGGCGAGGGGGAACGGGACGATGCTCCCATGCTCTACATCGGTGAAGAAGTAGGCATTTGCACCAGGGAAGATGCTAAGTCCTTCTGCAATCCCGACGAATTAGTGGAAATTGACATTGCCGTTGATCCTTGTGAAGGCACCAACCTAGTGGCCTATGGCCAGAACGGTTCCATGGCCGTGTTGGCCATTTCCGAAAAAGGTGGTTTGTTTGCCGCCCCCGACTTTTACATGAAAAAACTGGCAGCTCCCCCGGCAGCCAAAGGCCATGTGGACATCGACAAATCCGCCACCGAAAACCTGAAAATCCTTTCCGACTGCCTCAACCGTAGCATCGAGGAATTAGTGGTGGTGGTCATGGACCGTCCTCGCCATAAAGAGTTGATCCAAGAAATCCGCAATGCCGGAGCCCGGGTACGTCTAATCAGTGATGGAGACGTCTCCGCCGCCATTTCCTGTGCTTTCTCCGGTACAAACATCCATGCTCTGATGGGCATCGGGGCCGCCCCTGAAGGGGTAATTTCCGCCGCCGCCATGCGTTGCCTTGGTGGCCACTTCCAAGGACAGTTAATTTATGATCCCGAAGTGGTTAAAACCGGCCTAATCGGTGAGAGTCGGGAAGGGAACCTAGAGCGTTTAGCTTCCATGGGCATCAAAAATCCCGACCAGGTTTACAACTGCGAAGAATTGGCCTGTGGCGAAACCGTTCTGTTTGCCGCCTGTGGCATCACCCCTGGCACCTTGATGGAAGGAGTACGGTTCTTCCATGGTGGTGTGCGGACCCAGAGCTTGGTAATTTCTAGCCAGTCCAGCACCGCCCGCTTTGTGGACACCGTTCACATGACCGAACAACCCAAAGTGATCCAACTGCATTAA
- a CDS encoding M48 family metallopeptidase, whose product MTESVLSQEDAFNQAIARYNEGEEPETLIPVFKEIAEGAPKNATVWACLAWLYLLDDKPSLAFKAAQRSIKIDGYHPQARINYALAMLANKRTGVREQVELAAQMMSFDKEIADGVMESLEDGLQRKPDWRDIEKIKKWLTE is encoded by the coding sequence ATGACTGAGTCCGTACTTTCCCAGGAAGATGCTTTCAACCAGGCGATCGCCAGATATAACGAAGGGGAGGAGCCCGAAACCCTAATTCCGGTGTTCAAAGAAATTGCCGAAGGTGCCCCCAAAAATGCAACGGTCTGGGCTTGTTTGGCTTGGTTATATCTCCTGGATGATAAGCCCAGTTTGGCGTTTAAAGCGGCCCAAAGGTCTATTAAAATTGACGGCTACCATCCCCAAGCCAGAATTAATTATGCCCTGGCCATGCTAGCCAACAAGCGGACAGGAGTAAGAGAGCAAGTGGAATTAGCCGCCCAAATGATGTCCTTTGACAAAGAAATTGCCGATGGGGTAATGGAAAGTCTTGAGGATGGACTTCAGCGGAAACCGGATTGGCGGGACATTGAAAAAATTAAGAAATGGCTGACTGAATAG
- a CDS encoding WD40 repeat domain-containing protein, which translates to MSYLNLDTFITLVLPKLLRMTLVSFVIASVVGVVVGWIATLIWRGKNLSDLSDSPNPRAWLIKPAIFGSFIGMVLIGLLPIEANQASLVGGPYGGLWFLMMFVFLAPLGSITGAIIGATLATKQSSQIRRQRLIGIILLLTYFFATVILYVGLAPPALVMDKPTGSDPFPVVAELKGYESGPKDLALSDSGQQLAVVTVRYGEDKVEIWDLPRGKVLYSFRTKPNGPVTLKDILSSLEFSEDGQQLITAAVRQVQVRNLANGGVQMRLDGGEVAYPIADNKLVTLASVDAWANEPEPHNLKVWDLDTGKLLQTIDADLAPTERLSVPIAVSPDGRLLAFPPGLYGDRIEIWDMGDQKQIAALTSNQPAGVLSLAFSPDGEQLAVALGQGSPLSIWDWRSPKEIKSIAKADRAEVLYWTEQGIFVGSDGAFQVWDPQTGEARQKLDLQPPEERAKSDLRFPLGPSALSADRTTLTVYIPRQGIRVWRVDKQTGS; encoded by the coding sequence ATGAGCTATTTAAACCTAGACACATTCATAACATTGGTTTTGCCTAAACTTTTACGCATGACCCTGGTTAGCTTTGTAATCGCCAGTGTTGTGGGGGTAGTGGTGGGCTGGATCGCCACTCTAATTTGGCGAGGAAAAAATTTATCGGATTTGTCAGATTCCCCTAATCCCAGGGCATGGTTAATCAAACCGGCCATATTCGGTTCCTTCATTGGCATGGTACTCATCGGCCTGTTGCCCATCGAAGCCAATCAAGCTTCCCTTGTTGGTGGGCCCTACGGAGGACTCTGGTTTTTGATGATGTTTGTGTTTTTGGCTCCCCTCGGTTCTATTACTGGGGCTATTATCGGTGCAACCCTTGCAACTAAGCAGTCTTCCCAAATTAGGCGGCAAAGGTTAATTGGTATTATCTTGCTGCTAACCTACTTTTTTGCAACTGTTATCCTTTACGTTGGCCTGGCTCCCCCGGCACTGGTCATGGACAAACCGACCGGGAGTGATCCTTTTCCAGTGGTGGCTGAATTGAAGGGTTATGAAAGTGGGCCTAAAGACCTTGCCCTCAGTGATAGTGGTCAACAGCTGGCGGTGGTGACGGTGAGATATGGGGAAGATAAGGTTGAAATTTGGGATTTACCCCGTGGAAAAGTTTTATATTCCTTTCGGACAAAACCCAACGGCCCTGTAACCCTAAAAGATATTCTTTCATCCTTAGAATTTAGTGAAGATGGCCAACAGTTAATCACTGCGGCGGTTCGACAGGTGCAAGTGCGGAATTTGGCCAACGGTGGAGTGCAAATGCGCTTAGACGGAGGGGAAGTGGCCTATCCGATCGCCGATAATAAGCTGGTAACTCTGGCATCGGTGGATGCCTGGGCCAATGAGCCAGAACCCCATAACCTCAAGGTTTGGGATTTAGACACTGGGAAATTATTACAAACCATTGATGCTGACCTTGCCCCTACGGAACGATTAAGTGTACCCATTGCGGTTAGCCCCGATGGTCGTTTACTGGCTTTTCCCCCTGGACTTTACGGCGATCGCATTGAAATCTGGGATATGGGCGACCAGAAACAAATTGCGGCCCTGACCAGTAACCAGCCGGCGGGGGTTTTATCCCTGGCATTTTCCCCCGATGGAGAACAATTGGCCGTTGCTCTGGGTCAAGGTTCACCCCTTTCCATTTGGGATTGGCGATCGCCAAAGGAAATTAAGAGCATTGCCAAGGCTGACCGGGCTGAAGTTTTGTATTGGACGGAACAGGGAATTTTTGTGGGTAGCGATGGTGCTTTCCAGGTGTGGGATCCACAAACGGGGGAGGCTCGGCAAAAGCTGGACTTACAACCACCAGAGGAAAGGGCAAAGAGCGATCTCAGGTTTCCCCTTGGCCCCTCGGCCCTCAGCGCTGACCGTACAACCCTGACGGTTTATATTCCCCGACAAGGTATTCGAGTCTGGCGGGTAGATAAACAAACAGGTTCTTGA
- a CDS encoding transposase, whose protein sequence is MACSLSPDAVLTYTIFAIAKVGCEVIFSPPYSPDLNKIEKFWIKLKCYVSRWISNGESLISFTLNIGLRKPS, encoded by the coding sequence GTGGCCTGTAGCCTTTCTCCCGATGCTGTCCTAACTTACACAATCTTTGCTATAGCAAAAGTCGGGTGTGAGGTTATATTCTCGCCACCATATTCACCAGACTTGAACAAAATTGAGAAGTTTTGGATAAAGCTAAAGTGTTATGTTTCTCGGTGGATTAGCAATGGAGAGTCGCTTATTTCTTTTACATTAAATATAGGCTTGAGAAAGCCATCCTAA
- a CDS encoding DNA cytosine methyltransferase, which produces MARPIAIDLFAGCGGMSLGLEAAGFDIVAAVEFDAVHCLVHHHNFPYGVTICRDIALVTAGEILRKLNNKGYSNDIDLIAGGPPCQGFSLMGKRQLDDPRNSLVFEYVRMIRDIKPKYFLFENVPGIQSGKHKKFLEELISEFETIGYHIEKPILVMDASLYGAPQKRKRLIILGSRKDVKPVTYPLPFHFDLAELKQNNCSGKLISNIACKPLFTCGEAIDDLIKHTPYLVGEDLGISADLLDYSALRKSYAINANGAFSLCHKRRVNNLVYGHIGSQHTEKSIKRFADTIPGTVEKTSRFLRLSKTGLCNTLRAGTASDKGAYTAPRPIHYALPRCITIREAARLHTYPDWFQFHNTIWHGFREIGNSVVPLLAKALGEEIRAALNCSVEDLPVYNLDRQDRALLHYNLPQASRYLSVER; this is translated from the coding sequence ATGGCCAGACCCATTGCCATCGACTTGTTTGCGGGCTGTGGCGGCATGTCCTTGGGTTTAGAAGCCGCTGGATTTGATATTGTCGCCGCGGTGGAATTTGATGCCGTACATTGTTTGGTGCATCATCACAATTTCCCCTATGGTGTTACTATTTGTCGGGATATTGCTCTGGTAACTGCGGGCGAAATTCTGAGAAAGTTAAATAATAAAGGTTACTCAAATGACATAGATCTGATTGCCGGAGGCCCTCCCTGCCAAGGATTTTCCCTCATGGGTAAAAGGCAGTTGGATGACCCTCGTAACTCGTTGGTGTTTGAATATGTGAGAATGATTCGGGATATCAAACCCAAATATTTTTTATTTGAAAATGTTCCGGGCATCCAATCGGGGAAACATAAAAAATTTTTAGAAGAGTTGATTAGCGAATTTGAAACCATTGGCTACCATATAGAAAAACCAATTTTAGTAATGGACGCATCCCTTTACGGTGCTCCCCAAAAACGAAAAAGGTTAATCATTCTCGGCTCCAGAAAAGATGTCAAGCCTGTCACTTATCCCCTTCCATTTCATTTTGACCTTGCTGAATTAAAACAAAATAATTGTTCTGGAAAATTAATTTCTAACATAGCTTGTAAACCTCTATTTACCTGTGGGGAAGCCATTGATGATCTAATTAAACATACACCCTATTTAGTAGGAGAAGATCTGGGTATTTCGGCAGATTTATTAGACTATTCAGCCCTCAGAAAAAGCTATGCCATCAACGCAAACGGAGCATTTTCCCTCTGCCATAAGCGTCGAGTCAATAATTTAGTTTATGGCCATATTGGTTCTCAACATACTGAAAAATCAATAAAAAGATTTGCCGATACTATCCCTGGCACGGTAGAAAAAACCAGTCGGTTTTTACGTTTATCAAAAACTGGTTTATGTAATACCTTAAGGGCCGGCACTGCTAGTGATAAGGGTGCTTACACTGCTCCCAGGCCAATACACTACGCTTTACCTAGATGTATTACTATTAGAGAAGCCGCAAGACTCCATACCTATCCGGATTGGTTCCAGTTCCACAACACCATCTGGCACGGCTTTCGGGAAATCGGTAACTCCGTTGTGCCTTTGCTGGCCAAGGCTTTGGGAGAAGAGATTAGGGCAGCATTGAATTGTTCCGTTGAGGATTTACCTGTTTATAACCTGGATCGCCAAGACCGTGCATTACTACACTACAATCTACCCCAGGCTAGCCGGTATCTGTCGGTAGAACGGTGA
- the guaA gene encoding glutamine-hydrolyzing GMP synthase encodes MTTQIPIPPVVNDHSVPDSISDRLKGQIIVILDFGSQYSELIARRIRETEVYSEVLSYRTTAEQLREIKPKGIILSGGPSSVYDQGAPQCDPEIFQLGVPVLGVCYGMQLMVKQLGGRVERAKRGEYGKASLHIDDPTDLLTNVENDSTMWMSHGDSCVDLPTGFEILAHTDNTPCAAIADHQKALFGVQFHPEVVHSVGGIALIRNFVYHICHCEPTWTTAAFIEESIREVRAQVGDRRVLLALSGGVDSSTLAFLLHRAIGDNLTCMFIDQGFMRKGEPERLVELFDHQFHIPVQYVNARDRFLKQLEGVTDPEEKRRLIGHEFIQVFEEESNRLGPFDYLAQGTLYPDVIESADSNVDPKTGERVAVKIKSHHNVGGLPKNLRFKLVEPLRKLFKDEVRKLGRSIGLPEEIVRRHPFPGPGLAIRIIGEVTSERLNILRDADFIVRDEISKRGIYHDYWQAFAVLLPIRSVGVMGDKRTYAHPVVLRFITSEDGMTADWARVPYDILEAISNRIVNEVKGVNRVVYDITSKPPGTIEWE; translated from the coding sequence GTGACTACCCAAATCCCCATTCCTCCCGTTGTAAACGACCATTCTGTGCCAGACAGCATATCCGATCGCCTCAAGGGGCAGATCATTGTTATTTTAGATTTTGGTTCCCAATATTCAGAACTGATTGCCCGACGCATCCGGGAAACTGAAGTTTATTCCGAAGTTTTGTCCTACCGCACCACAGCGGAGCAGTTACGGGAGATTAAGCCCAAAGGCATCATTCTTTCCGGCGGTCCCAGTTCCGTGTACGACCAGGGAGCACCCCAATGTGACCCGGAAATTTTCCAGTTGGGGGTTCCTGTGTTGGGGGTCTGCTACGGCATGCAACTGATGGTTAAACAATTGGGCGGCCGGGTGGAGCGGGCCAAGCGGGGGGAATATGGCAAAGCAAGCTTGCACATTGACGACCCTACTGATTTGCTCACCAATGTAGAAAACGACAGTACCATGTGGATGAGCCACGGAGATTCCTGTGTGGATCTGCCGACCGGCTTTGAAATTCTAGCCCACACGGACAATACTCCCTGTGCGGCGATCGCCGATCATCAAAAGGCTTTGTTTGGGGTGCAGTTTCACCCGGAAGTGGTGCATTCTGTGGGGGGCATTGCCCTCATTCGTAACTTTGTTTACCACATTTGCCATTGTGAACCCACTTGGACCACCGCCGCTTTCATTGAAGAATCCATACGGGAAGTGCGGGCCCAAGTAGGCGATCGCCGAGTACTGCTGGCCCTATCCGGTGGGGTAGATTCCTCCACTTTAGCTTTTCTGCTCCATCGGGCGATCGGGGATAACCTCACCTGCATGTTCATTGACCAAGGCTTCATGCGTAAAGGGGAGCCGGAAAGGTTAGTGGAACTATTTGATCACCAATTCCACATTCCCGTTCAATACGTCAACGCCCGTGATCGTTTCCTCAAGCAACTGGAAGGGGTGACCGATCCCGAAGAAAAGCGTCGGCTGATTGGCCACGAATTCATCCAGGTTTTTGAAGAAGAATCTAACCGCCTTGGGCCCTTTGATTACCTAGCCCAGGGGACCCTTTATCCCGACGTAATTGAGTCGGCTGACAGCAATGTGGACCCCAAAACCGGCGAACGGGTGGCGGTGAAAATTAAAAGTCACCACAATGTTGGGGGCTTACCCAAAAATCTCCGCTTTAAGCTGGTGGAACCCCTCCGCAAACTATTCAAAGACGAAGTACGAAAATTAGGAAGATCCATTGGACTGCCAGAGGAAATTGTCCGTCGTCATCCTTTCCCTGGTCCAGGCCTAGCCATTCGCATCATTGGCGAAGTCACCTCAGAGCGGCTCAATATTTTGCGGGATGCGGACTTCATTGTGCGGGACGAAATTTCCAAACGGGGTATTTACCATGATTATTGGCAGGCCTTTGCTGTACTGTTACCCATCCGGAGTGTGGGGGTAATGGGCGACAAACGCACCTATGCCCATCCAGTTGTCCTACGCTTCATCACCAGTGAGGATGGCATGACCGCCGATTGGGCTCGGGTTCCCTACGATATTCTCGAAGCTATTTCCAACCGCATTGTCAACGAAGTCAAAGGAGTTAACCGGGTGGTTTATGACATTACTTCTAAGCCCCCTGGCACCATTGAATGGGAATGA